Proteins encoded together in one Synechococcus sp. A15-62 window:
- a CDS encoding CP12 domain-containing protein → MKSIDEHIQKDQSEIEAAKAAGDEAKVRHLTDELKSLEEYKEHHPGDSHDPTSLELHCEANPDADECRVYDD, encoded by the coding sequence ATGAAGTCCATCGACGAACACATCCAGAAGGATCAATCGGAAATCGAAGCTGCCAAAGCAGCTGGCGACGAGGCCAAGGTTCGTCACCTCACCGATGAGTTGAAGTCGCTAGAGGAATACAAGGAGCACCACCCCGGCGACAGCCACGACCCAACCTCCCTCGAGCTGCATTGCGAGGCCAATCCCGATGCAGACGAGTGCCGCGTCTACGACGACTGA
- the obgE gene encoding GTPase ObgE: MQFIDQARITVRGGRGGDGIAAFRREKYVPAGGPSGGDGGCGAPVVLEADSNLQTLLDFKYKRLFAADDGRRGGPNKCTGASGKDLVIKVPCGTEVRHLRTGILLGDLTAPGERLTVAFGGRGGLGNAHYLSNRNRAPEKFTEGREGEEWPLQLELKLLAEVGIIGLPNAGKSTLIAVLSAARPKIADYPFTTLVPNLGVVRRPSGDGTVFADIPGLIEGAAQGAGLGHDFLRHIERTRLLIHLVDAGSEDPVADLNVVQQELEAYGHGLVDRPRLLVINKQELVSEEDLPALREDLETASGRPVLCISAAMGTNLDQLLAETWAQLGV, from the coding sequence GTGCAGTTCATCGATCAGGCACGGATCACGGTCCGAGGCGGGCGCGGCGGCGACGGCATCGCTGCATTTCGCCGTGAAAAGTATGTGCCTGCTGGAGGCCCCTCCGGAGGTGACGGCGGGTGTGGGGCTCCCGTGGTTCTGGAGGCCGACAGCAACCTGCAAACTCTGCTCGACTTCAAATACAAGCGCCTGTTCGCTGCTGACGACGGGCGACGCGGTGGCCCGAACAAATGCACCGGTGCATCAGGAAAAGACCTGGTGATCAAGGTGCCTTGCGGCACGGAGGTACGCCATCTGCGCACCGGCATTCTTCTGGGCGACCTCACAGCGCCGGGTGAACGGCTCACCGTTGCCTTCGGTGGGCGAGGTGGTCTGGGCAATGCCCATTACCTGAGCAATCGCAACCGTGCGCCGGAGAAATTCACCGAGGGGCGTGAGGGTGAGGAATGGCCCCTTCAGCTGGAACTCAAGTTGCTGGCTGAGGTGGGCATCATTGGACTTCCCAATGCCGGCAAAAGCACCTTGATCGCCGTGTTGTCGGCAGCGCGACCCAAGATTGCCGATTACCCCTTCACCACCTTGGTCCCCAACCTTGGTGTGGTGCGCCGGCCCAGTGGAGACGGCACTGTTTTTGCAGACATACCAGGCTTGATTGAAGGGGCCGCACAGGGCGCTGGTCTTGGCCACGACTTTCTGCGTCATATCGAACGCACCCGTCTGCTGATTCACCTGGTGGACGCTGGATCCGAGGATCCCGTGGCTGACTTGAACGTCGTCCAGCAGGAACTGGAGGCCTATGGCCATGGTCTGGTTGATCGGCCCCGTCTGCTGGTGATCAACAAGCAGGAGTTGGTGTCAGAGGAGGATCTACCCGCCTTGCGAGAAGACCTTGAAACGGCGAGTGGTCGGCCCGTGCTCTGCATTTCCGCAGCAATGGGAACCAATCTTGACCAATTGCTTGCCGAAACCTGGGCCCAGCTCGGAGTGTGA
- a CDS encoding ABC-F family ATP-binding cassette domain-containing protein: MSLISLVSAAKDFGIRTLFSDLDLHIGEGERLGLIGPNGAGKSTLLKVLAGKEPLGEGERRCSPRLRVELVGQESRITPGLTVLEQVLEGCGAKRDLLVRFNALSDAIAADPSNEALMAELGQLSQRMDEEEAWSLEQQCREVLQKLGISDLQRPVDDLSGGYRKRVGLASALVACPDVLLLDEPTNHLDAAAVEWLQSWLDRYPGALVLVTHDRYVLDRVTRRMVEVDRGQARTYQGNYSTFLQHKAEEEASEAASAAKFKSVLRRELAWLRQGPKARSTKQKARLQRIEAMREQKPNQAKAKLEMTGISRRIGKQVIEAEDVGVTADGSQGGRPLLDGFSYSFSPEDRIGIIGPNGSGKSTLLDLIARRREPTQGSLLLGETVHIGYLDQHTEDFNKGKGLDRKVIEFVEEAASRIDLGGEQVTASQLLERFLFPPAQQHSPLAKLSGGERRRLTLCRMLIQAPNVLLLDEPTNDLDVQTLSVLEDFLEDFRGCVIVVSHDRYFLDRTVDRLFCFNQGRLNRFEGNYSAFLEQQRQEERSQTQASKPSSPKPERSSETKRDGPRRRNFKENKELAALDQQLPDLELQKEELEQQMTQEGADMAKLSLDLADLISRIEQAEERWLELSELAP; encoded by the coding sequence GTGAGTCTGATCAGCCTGGTGAGTGCGGCCAAGGATTTCGGCATCCGCACCCTCTTTTCCGATCTCGATCTCCACATCGGTGAAGGGGAGCGGCTCGGGCTGATCGGTCCCAATGGCGCCGGCAAATCCACCCTGTTGAAGGTTCTGGCGGGGAAAGAGCCACTCGGTGAGGGGGAACGCCGCTGTTCACCGCGGCTTCGGGTGGAGTTGGTGGGTCAGGAGAGCCGAATCACTCCGGGGCTCACGGTGCTGGAACAGGTGCTGGAGGGCTGCGGCGCCAAACGGGATCTGCTGGTGCGCTTCAACGCCCTCAGCGACGCCATCGCGGCAGACCCCAGCAATGAAGCACTGATGGCGGAGCTGGGTCAGCTCAGCCAACGGATGGATGAAGAAGAAGCCTGGAGCCTGGAGCAGCAATGCCGGGAAGTGCTGCAGAAATTGGGCATCAGCGATCTCCAGCGCCCGGTCGATGACCTCTCCGGCGGATACCGCAAACGGGTGGGTCTGGCATCAGCCCTGGTGGCCTGCCCCGATGTGCTGCTGCTGGATGAGCCCACCAACCATCTCGACGCCGCTGCCGTGGAATGGCTGCAGAGCTGGCTGGATCGCTACCCCGGGGCTCTGGTGCTGGTCACCCATGACCGCTATGTGCTCGATCGGGTGACGCGACGGATGGTGGAGGTGGACCGAGGCCAGGCCCGCACCTATCAGGGGAACTACAGCACATTTCTGCAGCACAAAGCGGAAGAAGAAGCCTCAGAAGCAGCCTCAGCGGCCAAGTTCAAAAGCGTGCTTCGCCGAGAATTGGCCTGGCTACGCCAGGGCCCCAAGGCGCGTAGCACCAAACAGAAGGCGCGACTGCAACGCATCGAAGCGATGCGCGAGCAGAAACCCAATCAGGCCAAAGCGAAGCTGGAGATGACCGGCATCAGCCGGCGCATCGGCAAACAGGTGATTGAAGCGGAAGACGTTGGGGTCACAGCCGATGGCAGCCAAGGCGGTCGCCCACTCCTTGATGGCTTCAGCTACAGCTTCAGCCCTGAAGACCGAATCGGCATCATCGGCCCCAACGGCAGCGGCAAATCCACCCTGCTTGATCTCATTGCCAGACGGCGCGAGCCAACCCAAGGCAGCCTGCTGCTTGGGGAGACCGTGCATATCGGCTACCTGGACCAGCACACCGAAGACTTCAACAAAGGCAAAGGGCTCGATCGCAAAGTGATCGAGTTCGTGGAAGAAGCCGCCAGCCGGATCGATCTGGGGGGTGAACAGGTCACCGCATCTCAGCTTCTGGAACGCTTTTTGTTTCCACCGGCCCAGCAGCACAGCCCCTTGGCCAAGCTCTCGGGAGGCGAGCGCCGCCGCCTCACCCTCTGCCGGATGCTGATCCAGGCGCCCAACGTGTTGCTGTTGGACGAACCCACCAATGATCTGGATGTTCAGACCCTCAGCGTTCTCGAAGACTTCCTTGAAGACTTCCGGGGCTGCGTGATCGTTGTTTCCCACGACCGTTATTTCCTCGATCGCACCGTTGATCGCCTGTTCTGCTTCAACCAAGGACGGCTTAATCGCTTTGAAGGGAACTACAGCGCGTTTCTGGAGCAACAGCGCCAGGAGGAACGCAGCCAGACCCAGGCGAGCAAACCCTCCTCACCAAAACCGGAGCGCAGCAGCGAAACCAAGCGCGATGGTCCGCGGCGTCGAAACTTCAAGGAAAACAAGGAGCTTGCGGCTCTCGATCAACAGCTGCCTGACCTGGAGTTGCAGAAGGAGGAGCTGGAACAGCAGATGACGCAGGAGGGCGCCGACATGGCCAAGCTGAGCCTTGATCTGGCTGATCTGATCTCCCGCATCGAACAGGCCGAAGAACGCTGGCTGGAACTCAGCGAATTGGCGCCCTGA